TTCCTCTACCTCGGCCCCTTCCCCTTCCAGTACTACCAGTGTGGCCCAACTCATgctagaataaaagagaaaaaagaaacatTATTCACCAAAATAGATTGATTAAGAAGGCTTCTAATAGCGATGTAATATCATTCTGGTAATCTGAgagatttcaattttttttagtttcagcAGCACAAACTTTACTGAAAACTAAAGTTGTAAAAAAGAGAGAATTATATTAGGGAGTTCATTTTCCCATAGAAGAACTAGATACTATTGTGTATCTATGTTATTCAAAACGAAGCATTAACATAATCTTGGTTTCCGACTTGAGAACTAAAATATTTAACTGctcttaaatttttaaagaaactAGAACTCAGGAAATCTTGAGcaggatggaaaagaaaacagAGATATAAATGTTAGCAGAAGTGAAATTACCATTTTGCTCCTCTTAGCCTCTTCATCACTGTCGTTACAATCATCAGTAGCAGCCTTCCTGTACAGATCATTTATACAAATAAATCAGTAACTATTTGTATGCATCAAtcagaagggaaaagaaaactaAACAGAACAAAGACACTGGTCTTCAAACCTTCTTTTATAAATGACCCGATCATCGGATCCAGCTTCTGTATGGCCATGGCCATGGCCGTAGTCAGGAACCCTACTGACAACATCCCTCAGAAAATCAAAGACATTGTAGCTTTGTACGCAatgttttctgcaatttacatttaccgTTTGTTAGACTTTGATTCGGAAGGAAGCAAGCAAACAGTAGAATAGcataatggaaaaaaaattaacaatacatGAATAAATCAATCAAATTAGAGAAGATATCTGAAACAGATAACACAAATTACAAATGCTAGGTATTTTCTATTGCCATCAATTCCTTAAGAGTTTTGGGTTAACAAGATGAACCCTCTAAATCATAGCACCAAAAACACAAGCTGAGCACATTTGGTCATTGTCAATTCAGAGATAGCTCTAGCTCAACAGAAGGGGAGATAGCTTAATAGTCATTGACTTACAAATGCAATGAGTTCATGGTCTTTGCTCCTCTCTGAAGAGTTATTTCATACGTGCGGTCACATAGATCTTGCAAAAATAGCTCCAAAGCTTTAGCTGCAATGCattcatgtcatcaacatagtgTGAGAAAAACCAATAGCTTAAAAAGTTAACAAGACAGTGAGTGAAAGGAACTCACAGACTAAAACAGGAACTGCAAGTGCTATCTTTCCAACATCTTCATCTGCTTGCATTATCTTCTTTATCCGAGCCTGCAATTTAATGTTTCTATCAAATACCATGTGTTTTTACAATGTTCTTGATTCCTCAAAATACTTAACAAACAAGTAGAACATCCAACAAATCCTAAAAATTACACAATCAAAACTTAAAACTGAGTAAAAATTTCATACGAGCAGACTCTGTTCCTATCAACATCTTGATATAAGACAAGAACATTATTTTATAAACAGAATTACTATAAGTGTTTGAATTATTACACCTTTGAATGTCTCTTTTCCAAGGATATCTTGTACTTTTGGCTTTTTATAAATTAGGAAGGgaacaaaataagaataaaatagtagaaaagAGCAACTATTTAGAGCCTAATTTATATGCACGGTAAGgataaaactattaaaaaagatattaaacTGAAAGATTTAGCTATCTTGTGTCCTTACGAGTATCGACACATGTTGAGATTATTTCAATGCATTTGTTTTgcatttattaaaagaaaaaacttaAAACATTCagtaaccctaaatcctaaaccaaatTACTCATCTCTATAGTTacatttcatttaaattcaagcAGCACAGAGAGAAGAAATGGATTACAAAGAAGATATAAATGGGGTGGAGAATTTATTATGCTGGTCCAGCGTCCACTCCAAAGTCAAATACTTTTAATACCAAACAAAATTTACACCACCCAAAAACCcaaacataaaaagaaaaaagaaaaattcacaGTAGCCAAAGATCACTGAAACCCATCTAACTTAGAACTAACATATAGCCACCTGTAATTAACAcaagaaataatttaaaaaaaaaaaaaactgaaatttaaGTGTTCAATCAAAATCagctgaaaaaaaaagaaaccactTTTTCAGGGGCTTCCAGAAATCCAAACAGCACAAACCTTTGGAAAGATCAAAACTTTAAATACAGAAGGCAGAGATCACTACTCACCGCAGGGAATCGGGTATCGAGCTTCTTCCTCATGGTAACAAGTTTTATGTTTTTTACGGGGTGCAGAGAATTAGGGTTTCGAAATTGGAGATCAAACGAAGCATAAGAAGGAGAGCCAGAAGGTGATATCGAAAGCTTTGAAGAGAAAGATTGTGGCCATCGTCAACAAGATGTAATCTATGAAACCCATTTCAGATCCGGAGGCTACTCTCTCAGATTCATTTTTCAATTCTAACGAAAGGAAGAGATGCCTCACTAACTAGAGGGGTTTTGTTAAAGCTACAGTGCGGTTACCAAGTTGTGGAACAACCCAGTAGATGGAGAGCACATATGAGGAAGAAAATTGGTGATCGACGGTGACAGATGAAATAGCACTAAAGTAGCATCACAATTGAGAAGTGGATTTAATGCTATTTGTAAGTGTGTGTTTGATTTGCAAGATGAgtttaatttgattatattagaattaattttttattaaaattaaatttgttttaacgttatttttgtttgaatattttaatttaaaaataattataattgataaaatattatttaaataataatattaaaagaagtaaaaattaactttttaatattatcattttgaaaatttttatattatagaattttaaattatagtatattataatataaaatattatcttaaatattatatacatattataataaaatacatatatatattaatatatatatatatatatatagttatatacacataattgatcatatctaataattataaattataatattaaaaggtaaataagtttataaaattaaataaaaataataataaagtacataaaatacaaaaatacattacaatatataaatataaatataaaatttagatcctctaaattttatatttttactttaaaagatcaagtatgattttttattttttgataaataaaataaaatagaaatgagTAGttcatagaaaaagaaagaggtaAAAAAAAGTAGTAGGGAGAATAAATTTTGCAATCAATTTTcaattataagaattaaaaacaaaagttataaaatattGCTTTAAGTAAACATACTTTTGAGAATAAAAATCATgttaaaaaaatcatccaaacaaatttGTTCTAGTGTTCTTTAAACGTACATTCATGTGAATGCTAAACATACACTAAGTGTCTATGTGTAAAAGATTAAAAGAGACATATTAGAAAAATGGAGTTTGTAAGACCCGAAAAATATTAACgaattaattattagttatataattaaaattgagTTAAGATGGTTTAAACGGTCGAtttgcattaaaaaattaaattttataatttgagaatttatagataaaatttaaactcaaaaatttatttagaacgcaaaagtataattatttatgaaaaaatgcgTATCAGCATTATAATTAACGGTATATGCTTAGAATTATTTAACATTGcgtatgagaaaaataaaaaagtagaaataactataaaaacatttagaatacaaataggaacatttatctctaaaaatttggcccaaaataaCTCCAATcgaaaaaaggataaaaatgtcCTTCGCTTAAAAGAGTCAAAACGTGACTCCTTCCCCTACTTTCACACACACTTGGCCAAAAGAAAAAGAGTGAGCACGAGATTgaaaggagaagagaaagaaCACAACCCTAAAATACTATTTACCATCTCATTCAAATCCATTTTTTCACAAACTAAAATTTTGGTCGACGACCTGTTTGTGGCTATGCATCGCTCTCAACTCCCTCTACGTTTTTATACCACTTTTGCAGTGAGTAATCATGAGAGCGTTACCCTATTTCTCTATTTCTTACTAATTTTGCATTTTGGGGTATGTGATTGTTGAAATTGATGATTTTGATGCTTTAGAAAAAGCTTAAACTCAATTTCTAGTGGAGTTTTGACCCTTGTTTGTATGGAATAAGGCAATAGAACTCTTTCCCTCCACTTTATCTAATTTGTGTGAAAAACTTAGTATGAACCATGTGAAATTTAGATGTTATTAGATTGAATAGAGTTACTTGAATGTTTGGTTTGGTTGGTGTGAATTAAGGCTTAAATTGAGTGCTTGGATTGAATTAGTGGAAGAAGGTGGTTCAAGAGAATTGAAACCGCTGTTAATTAAGGTACGGGTTCGGTTTCAAGTAATCATTATGTAATGCATGTGAAATTCTAGGCTAGTTGACTTTAAGATATTGTTGGATTGATATCGTTGATGTTAATGGTTTAGCATGAATGTGTGAAATTAAATGATGGTTTAAATGTTGAATGAATTTTGGGTCGAAGGCCATGATTGATGGAGTTATATCTTGATATGTATTGATGTGTTGTGTATTTGTTGATGTTGAAATTCTTGTAGATAGTATGTGAAATTAGATTTGGGatgattaattattgattttggaAAAAATTGTGTGTAAGTTTGTTTAATGAAAGGTAAAATGATAATTTAGGTGAAAATTGAATGGATGCGTTGTTGAAAGGTGAAAGATGAATTTGTTAGGCTTGGACTTGGATGAGGCTACTGGgtaatgtttttaaaaataaaaggattttgAGTAGTATGAATTTTGAATGTTGTAGAAAATGtgtaatttgataattttggTAAATTGTGAGGGTCATGGCTCTCAAAACTTGAAAATTGAGAATGTCTACTTTAAGATCGTTGAAGAAccgaagaaaaataatttttgtagaaaaagttaTAGATGTTTAAAAATTGGTGGTTAAAACTGGATTATGCAGATTTTGCAGAGTTAGTGGCTGAACCAAGTTTCCTGTGTACGCAGCATTGACGCACTCTTAAGGGACCAAGACAGGTTTCCGCGTGTGCATGATTGTGCTTATTTTTTAAACATGTTTTTAAACTGCTTGTAACCTCCGTATGAACTCCGGAAATTGTATTTGGACCTTGATTCCATTGGGAATGAAATTAATGAGaattaatgaatttaaattgGGATACTTACCTATGAAACTtgcaaaataaaatcttttaaatattATGGAGATAGTAGTTCATCCTGCACACGGCGAGAATGGTGGCATAGTCACGCTCATGAATTGAAAATGATTATAAATTTGAAATGATAACTGAATTGGCAAAGATGTGAGTTTTGTCCTGCTTGCATTATTAATGaagaacacgtgcctgacaaagaTGGTGGTTCATCCTACTTATTCAATGTTGTGGTGTGGATGTGGGAGCTGGTAGTTTTGTCCCGCCCACATTCTCTCTGGTCGTTAAGGGTGGTCGAACACTATATCTCAGATAGGATTGCCTTTAGTGAGAAGGTGACAGGGTACTCTTTCTCTGAGACCAACTTGTGATAAGTTTGGGATGTTCATTCTAGGGATGCGCGATAGATAGACGATATCTAGGTTAGCTACCCGATGTGTCGAGTCTGGTAGTTTAACCGGCACGTGAGCTCATGACTAGTagaacaggcatacatcatgtgtatTTGTTTGCCGTTATTTGAGGTGCATAATTGCTTTGATTTGTCTATTTGATAATTTTGTTTAActactaattatattaattgttCTAAATATTCTTATTTGTGATTATTTGGTATGAATGCTTGTTTTTGTTAGCATTCCATTGAAAGTATAGAGACTGAGAACACTGAAGATGACTACTAGGAGTGGATGAGACTAGTAGTAGATTAAAGTGCCTTTACCTTAACAAATTTAACCCTGTATAGATTAGTTAAGACCCTGGGTTTGGTTTTTTATGAAGTTGAAAATCAGGATTGCCTAaagaatttatattttcttatgtaatttttatttagaaCTCTTATTTAGGAACTTTTGGGTTCTCATCCGTTATTATTATTCTGTTTTTCAGATATAGGATGTAACGCACCATGCTGAGAGTGTGAAAGTTTTAGATGACGAAGCGAAGAGATTACTTTTGAGATATTTTATTTTGACACTAGAGTTTTCTCCACTTTTGAAACTTTGTTGTATACGACTATATATTCCTCTTAGAGAATTTTATTTAGTAGACTTTCTATTTTATATATTCTCTAGTATTGTAATATTCTagtcggtttttttttttttctggtcgaGACTAGTAACCATTATGTATATACGCTATTCTCTATTTTCATTTGAACTTATAAATATGTATATTCTGTTTTTGTATACGACGTTTATCACTTCAACAAGTCCGTGTGGGTTTAACGGTTTTTCGTTATTTATTTTCTTCACGGATTCttagttatgatatttttcttctaTATTTATATAAGTATATCTTTTTTAAGTGTCGTAATATTTCACCACTATTGATTTATgactataatataaaattttgtgtgataaaatattACAAAGTTAATattcaaattagcccctaaaaattgtattaaatcttaaattagttttttaatatttaattgtcTCAATTTAAATCCAAATTTTTCAATTCATAATTTACATTAGCTTCTCAAATGATTcctattaagaaaattatatggtacagatctaaatctgtacagatttaaagatttgctTACACCACACTTTCTAAAGTCACACTTTAAaccgtaactcttcacaaagaaaagcgtcacctaatggaaaaaagtaaattagaagagttaagagaagaaataattaagttatcaaaattaatagatcaaaaattaatgattttaactaatgttaactgtaatgacaccgaattcttaaaatcaatacaaaatgatttttctcaaaatctttattttactataagtttttattgaaggacttcaaaaacctgaaaaaaacttatttttcacacggaatttctaagaaatgttaccatggaaatgattccccacatctttatcatacttttaacccacaattaaattctatagtagatatgcttgaaaaaatattagtatccataaaatttcaaagaaataaggaaaaagagaatcccaaagaagaaaaatttcaaaatataatcaacataacagatttaaaagtaaaaccaccactaaaattatgaatattgagaaAAATTataagaagttacaatgctttttaaacaattaaaaatggctcaagaaaatgatattatggaacaaggatttcaaatagaagaagaattagtaaattctgaaaatatagaaaatgaagaacacatcctatattattcaagtgacgaagaaccagcaattccaatacaagtaaagaatgaagctggaacatctaaagataatcaatctcaatttaaatgggaaacaggttttgataattatgcttgcaaaaaaggatttataaataaagattcaaaatatacaaaaataccatcaaaatacgttcctaaaatccaggaaatggaaggagaaagaatgcttgacttagactgtaaaaagaatgaaaaggaaattttcgaaaattggttgaattcctttttattagaagcctttactaatccaaaacttagtgatttgtctggaagagatatttggaattacatagggtttcatactaaaggaactataagagattatatgacatcaatagagaaccaaataatagaagaattagcaaaaaaaacaacagtttatgataaaatattatatataatgatgattctatataaagaattttttggaaaaaatattatagatcatagacaagaagtctataataaagaatatcaagaagcaaaaaaccatctagctaatattcagatatatgatctatgtaatgtagagtcttatatatgtgaatatagaatacattattacaaattaaaagaagaagataaaaatcattatcttagtatgtatataacaaaacttccatatcctgctaatgaatttataatgggaagatttataagagagataaatagagggacaattgaaaataattttggtggagcaacctcggcaataagagaggaaataaaagaacgttgtatgcaagaagcgactcaaaaaagatttgcaaatataattagaatttgctgtcaggataatgaagagatacctcaaaaatattgTCTTAATAAAaaccttcaaagaaaaagaaaatatcaatttagaaaaagaaaatattatccaaactggagaaaaaagaggtattttaggaaggaaaataacaataaaaacaaaagacaaaaaaataactattgcccaaataaaaaagaaaattgtaagtgttggtattgccaagaagaaggacactatgcaaatgaatgtccaaaaaagaaggataaaaagaatcttactaaacaaatagaaattgctaagtcttgtttcatggaaccattagaggaatctgatgataacttagactatatttttgaatatgtctcagaaacagactcaaagattgagtaataatgccacatttattactataaaaataacagaaaagtttataaatgctttcatagattctggagcaacacaatgctttgctagttcaaatataaaacttgattggaaaaaattaaagaaaccattaagagttagaatagctgacaaatcaatacataaaattgactaAAAAGCAGAAAtggctgaaatttttattcaaaattataggttcattgttccatctatatatatgttagattctggaatgaaTTTTattataggaaataactttttaaagctatatcatccattcattcaagaattaacatatatagttttaaaagctccacacgattcttcaataaatcaaaaatcgaaacgtataaaaataccaaccactactatagataagattctaaaatttaaaatattttctatattagagacatgttatttaaatttatactttcaaataaaaattccaaaaaataatcttgaaacaaagatagaagaaattttgatgaaatttgtgctgaaaatcctttagatattaaaaatacaaataacgaattagtaagcattaaattaaaagaccctacaaaagagataaatgttccaaataaaattccctATTTcgtaagagatagagaagagttctcattagaatgtagagatcttttggaaaaaggaattataagattaagtaaaagtcctcatgcagctccagccttttatgtcgaaaacaataatgaaattaaaaggggaaaacgaagaatggttattaactataagaagatgaatgaagcaactattggtgatgctcataaacttccaagaaaagattctattttagaaaaaatcaaaggagcaacttggttttcatctcttgatgcaaaatcaggatattggcaacttcgtttagacgaataaacaaagaaattaactgcttttacttgcccaacaaaagaatcaacaagtgtgttgctctatgaatggaatgtattaccattcggattaaaacaagccccaggtatttatcaaagatttatggaagaaaatctaaaagagttaaatgaatttgttttagtgtacattgatgatatactagtttttacaaaacaagaaaaggaagatcatcttcaaaaattattaatagttttagaaagatgtaaagaaaaaaggattagttcttagcaaaaagaaagcaagaatagcaaaacaagaaatagagtttcttggattaattctatccaccgaaggaaagctaaaacttcaaccaaatgttctagaaaaggtaaatttatttcctaataaaatagaagatagaaaacaattacaaagatttttggggtgtataaattatatctcTGATCaagaatttttaaagaatataacagaatacactaaaagcttatttccaaaaataagtactaaaaaagaatggaaatgggatgaaaaagatagtatgcaaattcaaagaattaaagaattatgtgaaaaacttcctgaactttatattccaaaagaacatgactacttaatagtagaaacagatgcctcagacataacctggtcaggatgtctaaaagctaagaaagctataaaaagcttggaacaataaaaagaatcattagattctaaatattccccaagggaattactttgcaggtatatttcagggacttttactccaacagaacagagatataccactcatgaaaaggaaactctagcatcaattaaatctcttaagaaatggaaaattgatttactacccagagaatttacattaagaacagattcaagttacctaacaggttttatacgatataatttaaaagttgattataatcatggacgattggtaagatggcaattatttttgttacaatatccaataaaaattgaatatattaagggtgacaaaaatgttattgcagatacattaacaagagaatggaattcgtctacaacgcattagatcaagaaattcaaaatacGAACAAAAACTCGAAaagtgcaagcattgtcagcaaataaggacacagattcAATCCCTCAaaaaggccatcgaagcaatgaaatcaacacaacaaccaaaaccatcagagttcagccagctaagcgtggtggacaaatcaggtgaagaaaaaatttcagaaaataaaacaattgctgaaattatcaaaaaatccacccaagataaaaaatattatgtaatttataatggccccatgaaaggagtatatgattcctgggaaaaagcagcaccatttacacatcaatcaaggataattcataaaggagggtttttaacactagAAGAAGCAAATGAATCTTTCAGgcaatatgaagctcttcatccagagcaaaccctaaaaagagcagataaagctccaattcaaacccagagaacatgaataataagaaacattcctacaagggctgaaatcaaggaaaagaaaagggtctgtagatcaaatctcagagaaacccttaacatagtcctaaattggactgaagaaaaagggcaatcttgggatattatcctattgccaaagaacagctaataaagctggttatatttccagaggcttccccatctgacacctatcagtttttccagtatggattaattgatacaattttaatttttaatgatttgaaaattattagtgagtttcctgcaggattcattgatgcagtaaagagatttaaaaatatgattgacaacgtaaatccaagggatatatccctaaaatttacaaatagtcaacctatttttaatgaagaagaagaatgcttggttccagcacatcaagtaatcttcatgtccgtcttcccaggaaattttcaaccaattgatcaagttcaagatttaacaatctacagtcatgaaggaagactagccagcacactagcaagggtcttcgaaagaactcaaaagataacaagggaatctcacacaagaatcaattataaaagcagaaatactttgcttgtgtccagtaaaaggaatgaaattgaagaaagagagatgagactcttagtggaatttgaatcagcattctacaacttatctggactcttagaaaagctccccgaagggataaagaggaatctctgctatttgataaaagacagagaagaccacaagtgccagctatgtgtctcagagttatctgaagaaagcaataatgaaacggaatcaacccacatgataaaggaagaagacaacgcatctgaaggtcacatgatgaaaggagaagacagcacatctgaagcatctctcaacattattgcatagtgacgtaagcgcttaggtcatagagcaccaacaatgtagctggtgcaagataataaacaatgacgtaagcaatgacgtcataagaagggtaaggatgggaattttccatcagacccaaccattataaataggttgcttaggcaattgtaaaaggcatcagacaatagaaagcagaaggctaagagtactcatatgctaggagagcaaggaggaagctgccaaggcgattctaaagtctgaagaagaattcccttaggaaaactcaattctaaactcccctatggagttagtatctacaatctcccctctggagataaaaatatcttatgtaaaatattctaaataaaggaagttttttcagaaaggtacgcctttatcctaatctcttagttatgaattatttagaaagtttagaattaacggaagaatctgattattatagattatctgctttattagataatgaaaaacaggctgttctaaaaacagaattaaatctcaaatcaaatgaaaattttaataaacaaaatcttttaaaagaagtttttaatagaaaaaatataatatactatggaaaaattcaacttgaagctcctataaagataaaatccgccaatggagaacttgaaatagctttgataaatgatgaagaattgagtaaacagattgaaaaaattaaggatcaacaaaaaagatctaaaattagatggattcatattagtactatacaagtcttaatcaaatctacatatatgaaaggaattaattcaccaataagcttagcaatctgtgacaaaagaattactgacgacccaatagatcaaataattggaattgttcatggaaacttggcaaacgtaaatgttaaattcaatgcccatcttggatatgctatacctttatcaactgaaaaccttggaagatctataagtttggcctATAAATtccacagaaagaatctaatggaacaagacaatgaaccattttcaattacatatgcaataaattatgctttaacaaatagccatcatagtataatatttaaaaacagagaaagaatttatgttgatgaattatttcaaaaaattgtaaaaacagaaataccaaaatataaagcta
This region of Arachis hypogaea cultivar Tifrunner chromosome 8, arahy.Tifrunner.gnm2.J5K5, whole genome shotgun sequence genomic DNA includes:
- the LOC112707658 gene encoding uncharacterized protein, coding for MRKKLDTRFPAARIKKIMQADEDVGKIALAVPVLVSKALELFLQDLCDRTYEITLQRGAKTMNSLHLKHCVQSYNVFDFLRDVVSRVPDYGHGHGHTEAGSDDRVIYKRRKAATDDCNDSDEEAKRSKMHELGHTGSTGRGRGRGRGRGRGRGARTAEREAYRPEPEIEPRASIPESSQHNSSTTAAIFDGSQSEDLPKENIAAVATESSEALPNAVPSSDTNQNLDKNDSTAAAIGASLPESEKESKHEEIPGWSLSDVDKMAIDSMQLAQLGGQLEVDEEDYDEEG